taatatcaataacaagtgaagccttaagtaataactagtaaagttatttcataaatgtgaaatatgtcaatatgagatgtcaaactgattcaaaatcagagaattgacaagcgtgcatgtgttatttacacatgatatgcaagtcataattgattgcatgtgagtgatctgatcattacgagaagtaatgacaagaggatcatctctgaaaatcttgatgagattgaaaaggtttatttgaagattacaatcttcgtgactttaaaagttttagatgatacatgtcacatgttggtgatgtgaattttgaagagatcaacgaagctaaagttgtcatagctggaatggatttatatttatccaagcgtagatgaacaaggatctctcaagaaggattgcaagtctgttgtactttttaaaattgtacaaaattagacataggctatacagttggtaaactgggtaaatgcacgagtacaatggaaattggtcacttggaagtgattgcaatgagatttaaggtgtatgatatgtgctcgtgagcttggactgcaatacgaaagatatctaattgtactatgtgaatatagtatgtaaattagatatttgactttaagaacttaaaagtcattcgagaatacatttcacacttagcagtcgtgtcatggaaatcctaaacttagctcgattcatgatggaatacgagtctggtgcataaaataaatgcagttaaaaggctgagtagccactttgtaaggatattcctaaatgacaaggaaaatgtgtcttcaatatgcatatatcgtgtaatcaatatgcaaattgggagatcacattattgtgtatgaaatggtatgtctcacatctatgatgaggacataataccattaaacaactattctcaacgagaattatcatgattgactatgtaaagtcaaatgataatgtttggatccactgaccagatggttaaactgagTGAATCTGTTTAAGACAAgggaatctagttagaccgagagatagttgtcaaatcatcgagaggaatgagccttgcctattgcttaacggcgtcatggtggacacccaaccttgctgactggagatcccaagaacttggttcaatgggacaactaaatcatgatgactaaatcactgtgggggtaacccccggcctatttctatgatgatgaaacagtgagacccgtaaggtacgaggttaagctttatgcttttaatgatctttgacgaatacaaggatttcaagtttgaatacataatattcggttgagtaaacgcgggttactctataagataaagatcacctatgtaagagagaagtatggccgcttcaaaggagaattgcgaggcacaattctttagaaactcttgcagaaccaggacgatgttccagggtcaaaatggacataatcatgagaactgaatgagtcaggaaagatatagtgatgagtatgtcatcgtttacacaaacggtcgaacagttcaaggacatcgcgtcatactgtctaccagtaaagtcgatatacttattcgagcgaaggttcaaggagcattctctacctatcgtatgctatatctgaccgccggaactatcaccaagtcaagctccgcgtctgtctgtctatgtggtgtctatgtggtgcgtgctactggaccatcaatctcatttgtgggggattgttggacaaacttagtattttagactaagttgtgaatcattttgagactctatatgagtgagacacattatgtgttagtggtgtgtatttattggaacgtattcttctcttcgaggggattccaacgcatattaacacgctcaaaatgagtaaaaggtgaatgagaactgatattccaaagttttaccttttaatatgaaaagtggttttgtaccacatcgagagtagcacaaacctattccttagtttttcttataaataccatgtaccacatcgaaaagaaaaacaagtcctttcaagactctctttataaatagagtcttagggcaccagttttattaagtaaaggaaataagagtcatctctttcattcttggtctctttagtcttaaatttttccaatattccggtgatagttctcgggctcagttcaggttcgctgagagtatattcgatctatcgattatactagtatctcgttttatcctgggaagcaggtcgctaaacacggatggtgcggggcgaaactgctttaaggagacagttttctggactcgagattaaatccaatctctgtttgttttctcaaacccttctcctaatttaattgttaattcttatatgcttatgtgatttaagaattagcgATGTTTttatgaattagttatatattcaatatatatataataatgtctttatcgtacaagattgataacaattCCATCTGTTTAATTCTATTTCGGGTGGATAATTGTAGTAATTTAGGGGTTTCCCTAGAATTGAATCAGCACTTGGTAATAACTGCATCTGGGATGAAGCTTACATGATGATAGGAATGGGTACCAGTAATTGTAGTCTGTAGATTACTAGATTACATCTTGGTTTTAGTATAAAGTGTAAATTCCATTATACCACAAATGCAGATGACAACTTTCTTGGAGTATTTATATATGATATCTTATAAACGATCAAACAGGTATTCAAATGTATAATTCATGTTGTATATGCAGGGCAATGACATACAATCACATGCAGGTCATACATATGTGCTACTGCTGCTAGATTAGTAGCATGTCTCACAAAAATAATGGATATTACAGAGGCATGAGCCCATGCTTCCAATTGAAACGGCATCTCTTTGTCTCGAAATAACCAGAACCTTTTCCTTCAGAATCCAAAGGAACCTTCAGATCACACTCAATTCTAGGACTCAACTTCGGAGTCTTAAATAATAGGACCTTGAGTCTAACTTTAAGATCAAGCTTGATATCAATCGAAAAACTCTCCAACCCTGCCTCCCAATTAAATTCAGACACATTATCATTCTCCAACACCAGTAAAGTCTGTCCATTAAACACCGGATTCAAATAATCAGTCTCCTTATGTCCTTGATAAAATCCAGTCACAACAGTCATGCCAAATACCTGGCCTACGTATAAAGCCCGAGCCTCAATCTGATCATAGTAAATTCCGATACGTTTGTTAGGATTACGCACTGTCATGTTCAATGCAAGGTTGTAGTGAAGTATGTCATTCGTAGATGAAATATCGAACTGAGTGAGAGAAGCATCAGTGACATAAAATTTTACTGGACTTGGTCGAAAAATGACCCAAAAGATCAAGACAACGATACCAACAATGACCAGAAGGGCACAGATGATTTGGAAGATGAAATTAAAAATGCAGCAGAAACAGCAGTTTAGGAAGCGGCAACAGCAAAAATTACCGCTGCCATTGTAGCGGGGACGGTAGTGTGCTTCATTCATTGGAGAACTGGGAAATGATTGGGAAATTATTTGTCTGCTatctgtgtatatatataaagGAAATTTTTGATGCACCAGAGTAAGGGA
The sequence above is drawn from the Apium graveolens cultivar Ventura chromosome 2, ASM990537v1, whole genome shotgun sequence genome and encodes:
- the LOC141693888 gene encoding NDR1/HIN1-like protein 10, producing MNEAHYRPRYNGSGNFCCCRFLNCCFCCIFNFIFQIICALLVIVGIVVLIFWVIFRPSPVKFYVTDASLTQFDISSTNDILHYNLALNMTVRNPNKRIGIYYDQIEARALYVGQVFGMTVVTGFYQGHKETDYLNPVFNGQTLLVLENDNVSEFNWEAGLESFSIDIKLDLKVRLKVLLFKTPKLSPRIECDLKVPLDSEGKGSGYFETKRCRFNWKHGLMPL